Within the Oscillospiraceae bacterium genome, the region CCGCCGCACGGGCCATTGCCGGACTCATCGACGACGGTGAGATTGCGGCCGACTGCATCATTCCCACCGCCTTCGACCCGAGAGTGGGACCCGCTGTGGCCGCCGCCGTGGCCGCCGCCGCCCGTGTCTCCGGAGTGGCGCGGAAGTAAATCCCGGCGCGCCGCCGGCCGCCAGCTGCGGCGAACTGAAAACAGGAGCGTAGTGTATGCCCGATTGTGATTTTTATCTGGTGAACCGCCGCGTTTTGAACGACCCGGAGGAATATGTCGAGACATGCGACCGACAGTTTGAGCGGCGTGTCAAGACGGCGGCGGGCCGCATTGCCGACCATCTGGGGGAGAGCCCCATTGTGTTGTTGTCCGGACCGTCCGGGTCCGGCAAGACGACGACCGCGAAGCTTTTGGAGCGAGATCTGCGCGAAAAGGGCGTGCTGACGCACGTCATCTCCCTCGACAATTATTACCGCACCGTGGAGCTCGCCACCCACCCCCGGGACGAGGAGGGCGGCGTGGATTTTGAGGCGCCCGAATGTCTGGACATTTCGCTGCTCACGCAGCATTTCTCCGACCTGGCCGAGGGGCGGGAGATTCTGGTACCCAAATTCGACTTTCCTAAACAGGTCCGGGATGAGAGCCGCGCGGTTCCGCTCCGGCTGGGGCCGCACGACGTGGCCATTTTTGAGGGCATCCACGCACTGAATCCGATGCTCTCCGGACCGATCGGCGCACAGGCGCAGAAGCTGTATGTCAGTGCCCGGTCCAATATCGTGCGGGACGGGCAGATCTACTTCAAGGGGACCTGGGTGCGCCTGATCCGCCGCCTGATCCGGGATGAGAAATTCAGAGGCGCGCAGTCCGCGTATACGATGTCGCTCTGGGCCAATGTGCGCCGCGGGGAGAAAAAATACATCTCTCCGTTCAAAGACGGCGCCGACATCGTGATCGATTCCTCTCTGCCTTACGAGGTCTGCGCGCTGAAACCCTTTGCGCTGCCGTTAACGGCGCAGGTGCCGGAGGGGTGCCAGCGGCGCGCGGAGCTGCTGGACATTCATCCGCGTCTGCGTCTTTTCGCCGAGCTCGACGCGCACCTGCTGGCGCACGATTCTCTGCTGCGCGAATTCATCGGCGGCGGGACGATCCAATATTGAAATATGACAAGGAGGCGAAACGCATGGACCCAAAGGTGAAGGAACTTCTGGACAGGATCCGGGAGACGGCCTCCACAGCGGGCGGGGTTGCCTACTACGGGCTGGACGTCGCCGGCAAGAAGGCCGGAGAGGTTTGGGATGTCACAAAGCTCAGATGGAAGCGGACTGACTTGAAGGCGGACGTGTACCGGCTCTACCGCGAAGTCGGTGAGATCGTCTATGCCGCGCACGCAGATCCCGACGCGTCCACGGACAAGCTGGATGGTCTCTTGGCGACGCTGGATGAGAAACATGGGACCATTGAGGATCTGACGCGGCAAATCGAGGAAAGGCGGCAGACTCGCGTCTGCCCCAATCGGGACTGCGCCGCCGCCGCCGCGCCTGGGGATGTCTTCTGCCGGCGCTGCGGGAGGTCGCTGCGCGCGGACAAGGAGGAGGTCTGATGGTCCCGCGGGACTGCGAGGACGCTCTGCTTTTTCTGCGCGCGCGGTTGTGCGGATTTACGCCCGAGGTGTTGCTGATTTTGGGTTCCGGTCTCGGGTCCTTGGCCGACGAGCTCGCGGCGCCGATTGACGATGTGACAAGCGCAGCGTGTGCGGCCGACAGTGGGAAATCGAGGGGATCTGACGGCGGGGGACGGCCGGTGTTCGTACCCTACGGGGAGATCCCGGGGTGGCCGGCGTCTACGGCTCCCGGTCACGCGGGGCGCCTGGTGTTCGGTCTGCTGGCCGGCCGCCGCGTGATGGTCATGCAGGGGCGGTTGCACCATTACGAGGGCCATGAGATGGCTGTGATCGCCCGGCCGGTCTATTTGGCCGCCGCTCTGGGTGCGCGCGTGTTGTGTGTCACCAATGCGGCGGGCGCCGTCAACGCCGGGTGGGCGAAGGGCGACATCATGCTCATCTCGGACCACATCCGGCTCTTCGGCGACAGTCCGCTGCGCGGGGAGAATCCTCCGTCGCTGGCGCGTTTTCCGGATATGTCCGACGTCTACACGCCGTCACTGCGGGCCGTGGCTCGCGAGGCTGCGCGCACACTGGGGCTGACGCTGCGCGAGGGTGTGTACATGTTTTTCCCGGGTCCCCAGTACGAGACGCCGGCCGAAATCCGGGCCGCGCGGGCGCTGGGCGCGGACGCCGTCGGCATGTCGACCGTGCCGGAGGTCATCGCCGCGCGCCACGCTGGTCTTTCGGTGCTCGGTCTCTCACTGCTCTCGAACATGGCCGCCGGTCTCCAAACTGCTCCGCTGGATGGCGCCGAGGTCCTGCAGGCCGGAGAGGAGAGAGGGGCGGTCTTTTCCGCACTCGTGCGGCGCTGTCTCGAGAGACTGCCTGAGGCGCCGCCCTGCGTCGCCCTGTAGAAACCGGATCAAATAAAAATGCGGGCGCGCCAACATAGCGCGCCCATTTTTCTGTGCTTCCGGCGACTGCTTCGCAGTGTTACTAGAGAGGCCCGGGGGTCTCAGTCCGCGTTTTCGCCGATGCCCTGGATCTTCCGGTGAAATTCCGGATCCTCACACACGACGAGGATGGGTTTTGTGAAGTCCAACGCGTACATACCGATGTAACTTCTGGCGTCGATGACCCGGCTGCTGTCCAGTGAGTGGAGCGCCACGTCGTGACTTGTCTCCAGCGCGAGGCGCTGAATCTCCTGCAATTCGTTGATGTAGCGAATGAATTTCTTTGAAACCATTTGGATCCCTCCTGTTTCGTTGTCAGTAGATAGTATATCACGGTCTTTGGAAAAAAGAAAGAAAAATCCTGTCACCCTTTTCCCGCCCGCTTTTCCCGACGGCTTTTCCCCACCGCATCCCGTAGAATACCAAGTATCACCAATTGATGCGAGGGGGGTTCCTATGCACAGGGGAGGACTGCGGGTGTGGGCCAAACAGAGCGGAATAAACCAGATGCGGCTGCTGACCCGACCGGGGATCTATCCGGGGCTGCGCCGCGCCGCGCAATTGCTGCTCCGGTTTGTGATGGGGTATCTGTTGGCCAGAGCGGAGATATTCTCCGGGCGCGCGCCGTTCGGCGTCGGATTTGTGGCGGCCGGCGGCGTGAGTACGACGGGTTTTTTCGGTTTTGTAGGCGCGCTGTGCGGCTACGCCGGCATGCCGGATCTCTCAGACGGTCTCCAATATGCGGCCGCCGCCATTCTGGTCTTCGCCGCCGGTTTTGTTTTTCAGGATGTCGGTGCGGCGCGAGGGCCGATGTTCATGCCGCTGGTCACGGCGGCGACCGGGGGCTTTGTGGGCGTCGTCTTCGTGGCGGCCGACGGCTTTCCGCTCACGGGCGTGCTGCTCTATATCTCCGAAGTCGCTCTGATGACGGGCGCCGCCTATTTTTTCCGCGCCGTCTTGAAGCCTGCCTCGGCCGACGGCGCGGCGGAAAGTCCGCCGCTCGGTGTGCGCCGACTGGTCAGTTTGCTCATCCTCATCTCCTGCCTGTTTCTGTCACTGTCGCGGCTCGTACTTTTCGGCGGTCTGTCGCCGGCACGCTGTGCCGCCATGCTGCTCGTGCTGCTGCTGTCGCGTCGCGGCGGGGTGGGCGCGGGCAGCGCCTCCGGGCTGTCCGTCGGGCTCGCGCTGGATCTTTCCGCCGGCGCGCCCTTTTATGCCGCGGCCTACGGTCTCACGGGCCTGATCGCCGGTGTCTTTCAGGGGGCGGGCAAGCCGGTCTGCGCCGGCCTTGGTGTGCTGGTCACGGCCATCACGGCGCAGTGGGCACAGGAGGAGTCCATGCGCCTGTTTGTGGTGTGCGAAGCTGTGGTGGCCGCCGCAGCCTTTTTGCTGATCCCGGACGACGCCCTGCCGTTTTTGCGCTTTGGCGCGCCGCGGCGGGCGGCTGGGGCGGAGGAGGGGCACCTGCGCGATGCCGTGCGGCAGCGTCTGCGCGGCGCGGCAGCCTCTTTTCGGTCGCTCTATGAGGCGCTGACGGGATATTTTGCGCAGACCGGGCACAGCAACGACGAGGACATCGCCACGGTCTTCGACAGAACGACCGATCGCGTCTGCCGAAAGTGCGCGCTGGCGGCCGTGTGTTGGGACGAGGAGTCCCTTGCGACCTTCCACGCACTCAGCGACACGGCGGCGGCCATGTTGGCGCGCGGCGCGCTGGAGCCGTCGGACTTCCCAACATATTTTTCCGCCCGTTGTCTCAACTTTGCTCGGTTCGTCAGCGTGGGCAATGAGGAACTGACGGCCCTCATGTACCGGCGGCAGTTTAAGGCCAAACTCCGGGAGAACCGCACTCAGCTTTGCCGCCAGTATGCCGAATTGGCGCAGGTCCTGCAATGGATGGCCGAGGAGGTGACGACCGCGCCGGTCTACGACTGTGAAGCGGAAAAACGTCTCGCGCGCTATCTGCGGTCGGCGGGGACGGAGGGGCGCGTGACAGTGTCCCTCGACGTCGCGCGCCGCACGCGGGTGGAGATCGTCGGGGAGAACCTGTCGGTGCTCTCGGAGAGCCGCCGGGAGACCGTACAGACGTTCTCGACACTGTTGGGTGTGCCTTTGGGGCCGCTGGAGCAGGAGCGGGGCGTTTTCGGCGAGCGTATTGTCCTCATGGAGCTGGAGCCTCTGACGGTCGTCGTCGGCACGGCGGCCCGCCAAAAGGAGGGACAGACCGTGAGCGGTGACAGCGGCGCCCACTTCAAGACGGACGACGGGATCTTCTACCTGCTGCTCTCGGACGGCATGGGCAGCGGACAGGCGGCCTCAGTGGATTCGAGGCAGGCGGTGCGGCTCCTCGAACGCTTTCTGCGGGCCGGCATCCCGCCGGAGAATGCGTTAGACACGCTCAACTCGGCGCTGGTACTCCGGGGCGAACAGCGGATCGGATTTGTGACTGTGGACCTGGTGGCGCTGAACCTCTTGAGCGGGGAAGTCGCGTTTTACAAATACGGCGCGGCTCCCTCTTATCTCAAGTGCGGACGGAAGATCACCCGCGTCGTGAACGGCGCGCTGCCCGTGGGGCTCTCGGCGGGCGGGTCGGTCCCGGCGTTGGATGTCACACGCCTGCGGGTCGGTCCCGGCGCGGTGCTTCTGCTGGCCAGCGACGGCGTGGCCGATCCGGAGGCGGACGAGTGGCTGCGCCGGCTTCTGGCCGGTCACGGCGACGGCAGCCCGCGCGAATTGGCCGGGCAGGTGCTGGAGGCCGGCGCGCGGGAGCGGGGCCGGGCGGACGACATGACGGTGATGGTCCTGCGTGTGGAGCGCCGGCGCGGCAAAAGTTGATCTTTGCTAGAAGAGGGAGTATAATCATGATAATCGCGTCATGATAACCGCGCCCGGCCGCGCGTCCCCGGAGCAATCCAGGAAAATTTTACCGTTTTGGGTGGTGTGTGGGCTTGGTCATCGGCCAGTATATTGACAGCTTTCTCCCTGCGATCGACGGCGTCATCCATGTGGTCCGCAATTACGCACAGATCTTGAACGAGACGGGTGACACCTGCTATGTGGTGGCGCCGGCCACGCCGGGGTATGTGGACAGGGAGCCTTTCGAGGTCATTCGGTTCCGATCCGTCCGGGTGACGCGGACCCGCCGGCTGTACCGGGCCGGCGTGCCTTCGCTGGACATTCGCTACCGGCAGCAAAGCAAAGGGCTCCGGCCCGACATCGTGCACGCCCACACCCCCTTCGGCTGCGGGCTGGATGCGTTGCGCATCGCGGGGGAGATGAACATCCCGCTGGTCGCCACATTTCACTCCAAGTACTACGACGACTTTCGCCAAGTGACGGGGAGTGACTCTTTGGCGAGGCTCGGCGTTCGGTATGTCGTCTGGTTTCTGCGCCGGGTGGATTATGTTTGGACGGTCAATGATGTCACGGTGGAGACGCTCCGCGCGTATGGCTACCGAGGGCCTGTCGAGGTGATGCCAAACGGCGTGGACGCTTTCAAGCCGCCGGATGCGGAGATGCTGATCCGCCGGACCCGGCGGGACTTCCGTCTGGATGCCGGGGCCACCTTCCTCTTTGTGGGGCAGCTTATCCGGCAGAAGAACGTATACCTCATTGTCGAGGCGCTGGCGCTGTTGAAGCAGGTGTACGGTGATTTTCGAATGGTGTTTGTGGGCGAGGGCAACGCACGGGCGGCGCTGGAGACGCTGTGTCGAGAGCTGGGTCTCTCGGAGCGTGTGACCTTCACGGGGAATATCTATGACAGAGAAGCGCTGCGGGGCCTGTATCTCGCTGCGGATCTCTTTCTGTTTCCCTCCCTGTATGACACCGCCGCGCTGGTCGTGCGCGAGAGCGCCGCCATGGAGACGCCCTCGCTGCTCATCGAGGGCAGTCATTCGGCGCAGGGGGTGACGGACGGAGACAACGGCTATCTGTGCCAGGAGTCGGCCACGTCGCTGTGCGAAAAGATTTTGGAAATCCTCGCCGACCGAGCGGCGCTGGCCCGGGTGTCCCGGCGCGCCCTAGAGACCCTGCCCGAGAGCTGGAAGGACATCGTCGGCCGGGTGCGCGAGAGATATACCGATATCATCGAGTGTCGCCGGGACCGCCCCAAACAGGCGTCCGATCGGGGCGCAATCGGGCGCCTGTAGGGCGACGTTTTGCCGCACACCCAATGTACCGACATAATATAGAAAACATTGGAAATCTTAGGGGCGGCCGCGCGAGGAGGTTTTGAGGGGGCGCATGGAACTGATCACAAGCCGATTGTCGCTACAGCCGTTGTCACAGAGGCGCATGGCCGACGCTCTCCGCACGGGGGACCCGTGCGTGTGTCTTGGTCTGCCCGCCGACAAGCTGACGTGGGAACAGAAACAGATGTACCGCCGGGTCTACATGGCCAAGCTGCAGATCGGTCTGCGGGCGCCGGATGCGTGGCTGTTGTGCACATCCTGGCAGATGGTTTGCCGCCGGACGGGTGAACTGGTGGGGGAAGCCGGGTTCAAAGGCCCCCCGAAGTGGGGGGAGCTTGAGATTGGATACAGCACCCGCGCCGCCCATCGCAACCGGGGCTATATGACGGAGGCGGTGCAGGCGTTGTGCCGGTATGCGTTCCAGCAGACGGTCCGTCGGGTGGAGTATGTCGTGGCCACCACGCGGCCGGACAACGCGCCGTCGCACCGCGTGCTAATCAAAAACGGTTTTCGGCGAGCGGGGGAACGAAACGGTCTGTTTCTCTGGAAATTGCCGGGTCCGAATGCCCCGGAGGTGGTCTGACGCGCCCAGTTGACAAACCTCTCCGACTGGTTCATAATGTAGAACTGCAAGGGAGGGGACGGGTTTGGATACCTTGTTTGCCCATGTGACGGCCGTGACGATGGATCCGGAGATCCCGCTGCTGTCCGATGCCTATGTGGGCGTCGCTGACGGGCGGATTGTTTATGTCGGCTCCGCGCGGCCGGAGGGTTCGGCCGCGCGGACTGTGGATGGGCGCAGACATGTTCTTATGCCCGGTCTGGTAAACGCCCACACGCACCTGCCGATGACGCTGCTGCGCGGCTATGCCGACGATTACGACTTGCAGACATGGCTTTTCGAGCATATCTTCCCCGCCGAGGCGCGGATGGACGGCCGCGCCGTGCGGACCGGCACACTGCTGGCTGTCGCGGAGGCCGTTTCCTTTGGCACGGTGTCCGTCTCCGATATGTACGACCACTGCGGCGACATCGCCGTCTGTGTTGCCGAGACGGGCCTCAAGGCGAATCTGTCGCGCGGAGTTCTCTGTCTCGACGAATCCTTCGACCGGCGCACCCATGCCGGCTATGCCGAGACCGTAGCGCTCTGCGACGAGTGGCACGGGTATGACGACGGCCGCATTCGGGTGGACGCGGCCATCCACGCCGAATACACTTCAAACCCGGCGCTGTGGGAGGCTGTCGCGTCTCTGGCCCGAGCGCGGGGGTTGCGCCTGCAGGTGCATCTCTCAGAGACCCGGCGCGAACACGAGCGCTGTTTGGCCGAGAGCGGCCTGACGCCGGCCAGCCGGCTGGCGCGCGCCGGCGTCTTCTCCGTACCGGTGACGGCGGCTCACGCCGTGTGGCTCTCGGAGGAGGACATGGATCTCTTGGCCGGCCACGGCGCCGTCGTGGTTCATTGCCCGGTGAGCAACTGCAAGCTGGCCTCTGGCGCGGCGCCTCTTGCGGCATGGCATCGGCACGGGCTGACCGCGGCCCTCGGCACCGACGGTACCGCCTCCAACAATACGTTGGATCTCTTTGAAGAGATCAAATTTTCCGCCCTGCTTGCCAAATGTCTGTCGGGCTCCCCGGCCGTACCGCGGGCCGGGGAGGCGCTTGGCTTGGCTGTCGGCGGCGGCGCGTGCGCGCAGGGGCGGACGGAGGAGACCGGGCGCATCGCCGTGGGGTTCGACGCCGATCTCATTTTGCTGGATTTCGACCGGCCGCACCTGACGCCCTGTTACGACGTCGTCAGCCAGCTCGTGTACGCCGCGCGCGGCGGCGATGTGGTGCTGACGATGGTGCGCGGGCGTGTGCTGTACGACCACGGCGTGTTCCCCACCATCGACATGGAGCGGGTTCTCCATGAGCTGCGGGACTATGCGCTGCCCCGCGTCGCCGGGGACAGGCAGTTCCCGATTCACCTTGGGTGTCTCTGACAACGGCCGAGAAAATCTCTCGGCGCCCAAAATAGGGATGGCGTTCCGCCGCCCGCAGAGGCGTCCATCTGTCTGGATGTGTTGACATGCCCGCATCGAAAAAACAAAATTTCTTGCATGGTGCACTGATCCTGTCGGCCGCGACGGCGCTCGTCAAGATCATCGGCGCCGTCTTCAAGATCCCGTTGCAGAATTTGATAGGCCCGATCGGGTATTCCTATTTCGACATCGCTTACTCGATCTACTCCACGCTCTTTGTCATTTCCAGCGCCGGACTGCCGGTGGCGATCTCCAAGATGGTCTCCGAAGCCGGCGCCCGGCGCCGCTTCATCGAGACGCGGCATATCTTCCGCCTGGCGCTGGGCGCTTTTGTTTGCATCGGCGCCGTCGGATCTCTCGTGTTGTTCTTCGGCGCGCGCGTGCTGGCCGGTTGGATGGGCAATCCGGACGCCTATCAGGCCATCATGGCCATTGCGCCCTCGGTGTTATTTGTGTCCGTCATGTCCGCCTTCCGGGGTTACCACCAAGGGCAGGGCAATATGTACCCGACGGCCATTTCCCAGGTTATCGAGGCCTCCTGCAAGCTCGGGGTGGGCTATCTGCTGGCCGCGTGGGTGTACAGCTCCGATCTTGGCTTGGAACAGGCCGCCGCCGCCGCGATCAGTGGGGTGACGGTGGGATCCGTCATGGGCGCGCTGTACATGATGCTGGCTCGGCGGCGGCGCTTGGAACTTATACCGACCGGCGCCGATCCCGCTACCCGGTCCCGCCGGGCGCTGCTGCGGGAGATCCTCCGGCTCTCGGTGCCGGTTACGATCAGCGCATCGGTGCTCAGTCTCACAAATCTCATCGACAAAGGGCTTGTCATGAACCGGCTGTTCACCGCCGGCTATGCGCTTCCGGCGGCGAAGAAAGTCGTCGGCGCCTACAGCTTTGCCCAGACGCTGTTCAACCTGCCCTCGGCGTTTATCCTCACGATCTCCGTCAGTATCATCCCTGCGCTGACGGTGGCGCTCACCCATCGGGATGATAAGATGGCCGACGGCACGATCCGCTCGG harbors:
- a CDS encoding amidohydrolase, with protein sequence MDTLFAHVTAVTMDPEIPLLSDAYVGVADGRIVYVGSARPEGSAARTVDGRRHVLMPGLVNAHTHLPMTLLRGYADDYDLQTWLFEHIFPAEARMDGRAVRTGTLLAVAEAVSFGTVSVSDMYDHCGDIAVCVAETGLKANLSRGVLCLDESFDRRTHAGYAETVALCDEWHGYDDGRIRVDAAIHAEYTSNPALWEAVASLARARGLRLQVHLSETRREHERCLAESGLTPASRLARAGVFSVPVTAAHAVWLSEEDMDLLAGHGAVVVHCPVSNCKLASGAAPLAAWHRHGLTAALGTDGTASNNTLDLFEEIKFSALLAKCLSGSPAVPRAGEALGLAVGGGACAQGRTEETGRIAVGFDADLILLDFDRPHLTPCYDVVSQLVYAARGGDVVLTMVRGRVLYDHGVFPTIDMERVLHELRDYALPRVAGDRQFPIHLGCL
- a CDS encoding GNAT family N-acetyltransferase, with the protein product MELITSRLSLQPLSQRRMADALRTGDPCVCLGLPADKLTWEQKQMYRRVYMAKLQIGLRAPDAWLLCTSWQMVCRRTGELVGEAGFKGPPKWGELEIGYSTRAAHRNRGYMTEAVQALCRYAFQQTVRRVEYVVATTRPDNAPSHRVLIKNGFRRAGERNGLFLWKLPGPNAPEVV
- a CDS encoding zinc ribbon domain-containing protein, which codes for MDPKVKELLDRIRETASTAGGVAYYGLDVAGKKAGEVWDVTKLRWKRTDLKADVYRLYREVGEIVYAAHADPDASTDKLDGLLATLDEKHGTIEDLTRQIEERRQTRVCPNRDCAAAAAPGDVFCRRCGRSLRADKEEV
- a CDS encoding SpoIIE family protein phosphatase, producing MHRGGLRVWAKQSGINQMRLLTRPGIYPGLRRAAQLLLRFVMGYLLARAEIFSGRAPFGVGFVAAGGVSTTGFFGFVGALCGYAGMPDLSDGLQYAAAAILVFAAGFVFQDVGAARGPMFMPLVTAATGGFVGVVFVAADGFPLTGVLLYISEVALMTGAAYFFRAVLKPASADGAAESPPLGVRRLVSLLILISCLFLSLSRLVLFGGLSPARCAAMLLVLLLSRRGGVGAGSASGLSVGLALDLSAGAPFYAAAYGLTGLIAGVFQGAGKPVCAGLGVLVTAITAQWAQEESMRLFVVCEAVVAAAAFLLIPDDALPFLRFGAPRRAAGAEEGHLRDAVRQRLRGAAASFRSLYEALTGYFAQTGHSNDEDIATVFDRTTDRVCRKCALAAVCWDEESLATFHALSDTAAAMLARGALEPSDFPTYFSARCLNFARFVSVGNEELTALMYRRQFKAKLRENRTQLCRQYAELAQVLQWMAEEVTTAPVYDCEAEKRLARYLRSAGTEGRVTVSLDVARRTRVEIVGENLSVLSESRRETVQTFSTLLGVPLGPLEQERGVFGERIVLMELEPLTVVVGTAARQKEGQTVSGDSGAHFKTDDGIFYLLLSDGMGSGQAASVDSRQAVRLLERFLRAGIPPENALDTLNSALVLRGEQRIGFVTVDLVALNLLSGEVAFYKYGAAPSYLKCGRKITRVVNGALPVGLSAGGSVPALDVTRLRVGPGAVLLLASDGVADPEADEWLRRLLAGHGDGSPRELAGQVLEAGARERGRADDMTVMVLRVERRRGKS
- a CDS encoding polysaccharide biosynthesis protein — encoded protein: MPASKKQNFLHGALILSAATALVKIIGAVFKIPLQNLIGPIGYSYFDIAYSIYSTLFVISSAGLPVAISKMVSEAGARRRFIETRHIFRLALGAFVCIGAVGSLVLFFGARVLAGWMGNPDAYQAIMAIAPSVLFVSVMSAFRGYHQGQGNMYPTAISQVIEASCKLGVGYLLAAWVYSSDLGLEQAAAAAISGVTVGSVMGALYMMLARRRRLELIPTGADPATRSRRALLREILRLSVPVTISASVLSLTNLIDKGLVMNRLFTAGYALPAAKKVVGAYSFAQTLFNLPSAFILTISVSIIPALTVALTHRDDKMADGTIRSALRITSLLAMPAAAGLSSLALPILTLLSMHQPETVEIAAPLLVTLGFAVVFVCLVSLTNAILQAMGLVNVPIVTMFAGGCVKLVANYFLVGNPAVNIAGAPVGTVLCYAVISLLNLGVIVRVRGGVRFWGVFVRPLLAAAGMGAFAHLFYRFVTDVAGCGVPLGGVISMAAAVVVYGALVLLLRAVPREDILLLPRGEKLVKIMKL
- a CDS encoding glycosyltransferase; the encoded protein is MVIGQYIDSFLPAIDGVIHVVRNYAQILNETGDTCYVVAPATPGYVDREPFEVIRFRSVRVTRTRRLYRAGVPSLDIRYRQQSKGLRPDIVHAHTPFGCGLDALRIAGEMNIPLVATFHSKYYDDFRQVTGSDSLARLGVRYVVWFLRRVDYVWTVNDVTVETLRAYGYRGPVEVMPNGVDAFKPPDAEMLIRRTRRDFRLDAGATFLFVGQLIRQKNVYLIVEALALLKQVYGDFRMVFVGEGNARAALETLCRELGLSERVTFTGNIYDREALRGLYLAADLFLFPSLYDTAALVVRESAAMETPSLLIEGSHSAQGVTDGDNGYLCQESATSLCEKILEILADRAALARVSRRALETLPESWKDIVGRVRERYTDIIECRRDRPKQASDRGAIGRL
- a CDS encoding purine-nucleoside phosphorylase; this translates as MVPRDCEDALLFLRARLCGFTPEVLLILGSGLGSLADELAAPIDDVTSAACAADSGKSRGSDGGGRPVFVPYGEIPGWPASTAPGHAGRLVFGLLAGRRVMVMQGRLHHYEGHEMAVIARPVYLAAALGARVLCVTNAAGAVNAGWAKGDIMLISDHIRLFGDSPLRGENPPSLARFPDMSDVYTPSLRAVAREAARTLGLTLREGVYMFFPGPQYETPAEIRAARALGADAVGMSTVPEVIAARHAGLSVLGLSLLSNMAAGLQTAPLDGAEVLQAGEERGAVFSALVRRCLERLPEAPPCVAL
- a CDS encoding adenylyl-sulfate kinase, translating into MPDCDFYLVNRRVLNDPEEYVETCDRQFERRVKTAAGRIADHLGESPIVLLSGPSGSGKTTTAKLLERDLREKGVLTHVISLDNYYRTVELATHPRDEEGGVDFEAPECLDISLLTQHFSDLAEGREILVPKFDFPKQVRDESRAVPLRLGPHDVAIFEGIHALNPMLSGPIGAQAQKLYVSARSNIVRDGQIYFKGTWVRLIRRLIRDEKFRGAQSAYTMSLWANVRRGEKKYISPFKDGADIVIDSSLPYEVCALKPFALPLTAQVPEGCQRRAELLDIHPRLRLFAELDAHLLAHDSLLREFIGGGTIQY